GGAGATCGCCGCAGGTGGAACATGAACtgcaacacaaatacacaggttGGTCAGCGCAGCAGGAGTTTTAGTGGAGTGTTTAAGGGTCAGAACGTCGATGTGGTAGGAAAAGGCTTTATAAcataagactttattaatcgCACGACGAGAAGAtggttttgtttgaagcagCAATGAGACATTGAACAAAACAATAGACAAAACAGGATAGAAACAAAGGATTAAAAGCAGGATTAAATGTGccggaaaaaacaaacaaggcacTTGAGTAAATTCAAAATCCAGAAAATTGTGCAATAATGCATGGCAGATGGACggttgaggaaaaaaaagaagttacGAGGTGTTGCACATCTTAAGGTACACACAGTGTAGAATATAAGCGATATTGCACATTGGTATTGTGGTGATATTGGTATTGTAATAACACATGACGAGTGTTTAGGCTGTGGATCACCTGAGGGTAGAGGGAGAAGGTCTCAGAGAATCTGAAGGAGTTCGGGTCGTCCTTGTGATAATCTCCAAACTTCTGACACTGATCCAAATAAACAGTTTAAATTAGCATCTGGGCCATTTCATGCTGAGTTTGCTTCAGACCTGGTCTTCCTACCAGTCTGATCAGCTGCCTGTCCAGCCACCGCAGGACATCGGGCCCTTCCTCCGTCTCTGCCCGGTACACAGCCAACCTGGCCATCAGAATGGCTGCTGCCTCCTGATCGAAGGACGCTGCAATGTTCTGGATTTGAGTCTGTGCATCAGCCCAACtgggaggtggagaaggagaggagggcggAGCTTAACGTTCCCATGTGTCTGTTCACGTTTACCAAACTATTTACATCAAGTACCTGATATTTGATTAATATACATTCAAATGTGAAATAACCCTTTATCGCCAGTAGAATCACGGCCACAGCACGTGAAGTCAGTGAACACATCACTTTCAGGTGGGGTCTTACTTTCTGGCAGTGGTGGTGACTCGGATGCGTCTCTGTCCTGACGAGTGCTGGTACTGAGTCACAAACTGGATCGCTCCCCTGCCGCCCTGAGGAATCGGAGCATTGTGCTGCAACATAAGCAACAAGGCTCCGTTCAGGAGACAGACTGGATCAGAACATCCCAGTCCGACAGCTGCGTCCCTCCTCACGTCTTGATCAACTGACTGTCTATGAATTATGACCTTCATAAACAAGTGGAACAGCGATAACAGATTGGCAGCTTCTCagctttaataaaacacatgatCAAACTTAAATAAAGCAACTCAGACTCGGTTCTGCAGCACCTTTGTGGTCTGTAGGTGGAGAAGCTGCCTCCACCTCTTGTCTGGTGTCTGGCAGAACACACTCGACCCATTGAAAGGACACGACATGTACGGAGTTCAGCACAGAGGGAAGGCCGTGTGAGACCTGCTTTCTTCTGCAAGCAAAGCATGAAAACATCTATGACCAGGTGGCTCAAACAGGTCAGGTTCTGTAACCGAGGCTCTGACCATCAGCACCAGACAATGAACCTACGGGTCTGAATCGTGTTCACCgatcaaaaaaaaaagctgaggaggatAATTACACTCTGAtaacacagacccccccccacacaggATATTGGCTGCTGAGGCGCTGTTGACTCAGCAGATCACCTGCGTCCTTTCACCATCTAGAGAACAGACAGAACCAGATGATCTGAACCGAGCGTCCACCAGCAGAACACTCCAGGTATAACTAGGTTTACTATTTTTAGATCACCTGATCtgagaaagaaaacattaatCAGAGGGGAATTAACCATGTAGCTTGTTTCCACCAGTGTCCCAGCCAGATGTGACTCCGACATTAACGTAGGTGaattttatagttttattgtattatttttacTTGGCTGCCTATGTGATGGTCAAACTTGTCGTTGGATTTTAACAGGCTGAGAACAGTCATCTGGGAGAAGCAACCCAACCTTGTTCCACATCTGTGTCATGAGCAGCATCTCATAGTCAGTGGAGTAGCCACAGGTTTTTCCTGGTTCGGTGTAACTGGCCTTCATGTCCCAGTAAGTCCGTCTGAAGATGCCAGACTTGCTAAGGATGCTATATGCTGCCATGATGCTTCTGTCGAGCGTAGCATCCATCAGTGGTAACGTCCTGCTCCTACTGGTGCTCCTGCTCCACCGGGAGCTCCGGTCTGACACACTGGGACTCACCGtgagcttcagcctcagcgaTCTGGCTCTGGGGCTCTGCATCATGTCCGTCGGAGCCCACAACAGCTTTTCTCATCCTGAAGGCTACGACAGTGAGAGCCCCTTCTGTCAGGGCACTggcttcctgttcctcctcctgcagacctCCTCGATCCAGTCCCTCACATGGGCCACAGTGTATAAGTTCACCAAGATCTGCTTTGCCCTCAGCTACAGCAGCATCTGGACAGCTGGGCGGAATCGGATGGTGCTGCTCCTGATCTGGCTATTTTGCCTGGTGAACGCCACTCTGCCCCTCCTGGGTTTCGGCAGCTACGTCTACAGCCCATCGCGGTTCCTCTGTGGACCGGGCTTCACAATGGAGAACAGGTACTTCGTGATGCTTTGGATGGTGCCAGGCATCTTGGTGCCGCTCCTCACTATGTGCTCCTTGTACGGATACATTGTGCACTTGGGCAGGAAACAGGCTAGGAGAGGGACGTTCATGTGCAACGACTTGCACTGCTTCCACGTTCCTGCCAACAATTACCTGAGGAGCTCTGTTGTCGTGGTAACGGTCTCAGGTGAGTCTGGGCTAGGCTCTGATGCTCAGCAGTAACTAGATCACAGACCTTTCAGGTCGGTTCCCAGCTCTACGTCTGACTGATCCCCACCTTTTAGCGGCTGATGCCAGTTGTTTGTTGTGTAACGTTCGTCTGCTTCCAGTGTGTCTGCTGGTCTGCTGGCTGCCCTACACCTCACTCTGTCTGTATGAGACCTTCAGTGGCCAGCAGAGCCCAGCAGCAGGCTCCTCCCTTTCCACCTGGCTGGTTCTCACCACCGCTGCCCTCAACCCCTGGATCACCTGCCTAACACACATGTAAGTGAGGCTCAGCAGAGGCCTGTGAAGTTTTCACGAAGCCTTGAGTCTGAAATGCCCACTTTTGGAGCAGGTAATGACCtggcttgtttttctgcagcaggtACAGAGAGGCCATGCAACTGAGCATCTGCAGGTTAACTGGGAGGTGTGTGACGTCTGGAGCAACTTCATCTTCCCACCCACAGATCCCCACCCTCCACATGGACAGAACAAGAGGTTCATCGCCAGACGCAGCTCAACCCTCATCATGACCAGATCAGCAGTCAGAGTGCATTCTGGGACACATAAACCTTACACAGTGGACCGTGCCAGGCTAGGCCTGTACTATAAACTTACTATTGAACCTAATGACAATCTGGTGTCTGAGCAGCAGTAAGGAGAAAAACATCTTTAGAaaaacagttacagtaataaCAACGTGAATCTTATTGTAAGAAGTTtctacagtaaaaatataaacacatagattaaataaatatatttgtcaGTGTGACCAAACTGGGTAATCTAGATGAACCTTAGCCATAtttaaacattaataaaaacagcaatGCAATGAGTCTGTGACCCGAGCTTTCATTttgtaaaagcagctgctgattggattAACAATCTGGGCGAGTGTAAAAGTCAGAGGTCAGATGCTCATACCTGGTTGACAACCTCAAAATAGAAAGCCAAAGTTGTGCTCAGATCAAAACCACAAATCTTCCACTGACATGTTCCTCCTGTCCCGATCTCCTGTTAATTCACAAACACAATCCATTAGGTTCACCTGCCAAAAGGTCAGCTGTGAGAGCTTCGGTGTAACTTACGTTCTCTGAGACACAGGGTCCTTTAGCATTTAGAGACACACATGGGCCGATAGCTCCAGAAACTTTGATCTCTCTAGATGTCTGAAACAGGGAGAACAGATGAGTTCCACCACACGGAGCACAGATTTGCACAGCTTGATCCTATTAACTGGTCTGTGTCTGTTAAATAAAACTGTACTGTTGGTTCATGTTAAGAAAACGGGAGCAACCTTGGAGGCCATAATACCACTGCTGGTTTATCAGCTGATCACTAATGTCATGTTGATAGTTTGTACCTTGACCTCCACTGTGGCAGCGAAAGCCATTTTGAAGGATCCCTGGACATCTTTGGTGAAAACTCTCTGGAAGGTTTGTTTAAAGAGGGACGTGTTGAAGGAGTCTGCCATTACCATGTAGCCTCTGCAGAGAAACGGCACCAGCACATGAACAGTGGCTCATTCGTGCTTAACTGTGCTCATAGACAGAGTGTAAAGCTTTGCGTACCCAGTGTGGTTGGCACAGCACTTCATCTCCAACATTCCCGTCTGATCCAGAGCACATGCATAGATGTCGATGATATGACCGCTAGTGGACGCGCGGTTAGCCAGAGACTCGTAGTGCTGTAACAGTAACACAGAAACCAGGTTTCTCGCAAAAGGCCAACCACTGTGGCCATGAAAATACAGTCCTGCTTAGCACTGTAATACCACCAGGACAGGATGAAAGAGAGGAGTGAATAAAGGCTGCTCTGATCAGACCACTTGCTCATGGGGTCAGCTCCTGTTCACCTTGGTGGCTTTCTTCATGAACTTGGCATTGTCCTTCTCAATGTCATGCCAGGACCTGATGGGGGTCTTCAGTTCATCTCCTACCACCATACCAGGCCCCTGTGTGGCTGGGCCACTGATGAACGTCATGATGCGTGCCCCTGTGTTTGGAAAGGTGCACTGTGGGAAAGGAAACGCTGATGAGACTCAAAACCTCTAACACCATCACCTCTAGCTCCCCACCAAACCCTGATCACCTCCAGCAGGCCCACAGCAATGGACATGGCGACGCCCAGCGAGCGAAGGGGCCTCTTGCCCTGTGTGACCGGCCAGGGGTCCCGCTGCAACTCCCCCAGCAGGTCGGTCAGGTTCATGTCAATCTTCTGCACCGGTTGCAGGAACCTGCACACAATAAATTAACATGATTTCTCTTGGATCTTCTCCACATCACTGAGGCATGTCGGTGTATTGACTGCCATGTgcccacagactacaactagtgcttcctggttttctctgtacctgccc
Above is a window of Betta splendens chromosome 22, fBetSpl5.4, whole genome shotgun sequence DNA encoding:
- the LOC114848532 gene encoding adenosine receptor A3, producing MPDLLRMLYAAMMLLSSVASISGNVLLLLVLLLHRELRSDTLGLTVSFSLSDLALGLCIMSVGAHNSFSHPEGYDSESPFCQGTGFLFLLLQTSSIQSLTWATVYKFTKICFALSYSSIWTAGRNRMVLLLIWLFCLVNATLPLLGFGSYVYSPSRFLCGPGFTMENRYFVMLWMVPGILVPLLTMCSLYGYIVHLGRKQARRGTFMCNDLHCFHVPANNYLRSSVVVVTVSGESGLGSDAQQ